The sequence GAAGTCGCGCGGGTACACGTCGACACTCGAGGCGGCGCTGTTTCCAGGCGCCATTCCGCCCGCGGTGTACGATACGGTGATCACCTCCATCAACGGCGCGCTCGAGCCCCTGCACCGGTCCATGCACCTGCGGCGCGATGTGCTCGGCATCGACGCAGTGCGGCCCTGGGATCTTTTTGTGCCGCTTGCGCGTGAAAGCAGCGGCCGCATCTCCTACGCCGAGGCAGCGTCGATGGTGCGGGAGGGACTCGCTGTGCTGGGCTCGGAATACGCGGCACTCCTGGACGAGGCCTTCACGCGGAAGTGGATCGACGTGGAGGAGCGGCCCGGCAAATGTTCCGGCGCGTATTCCGCGTGGACGTATGGTTCACATCCCCTGGTCCTGCTCAATTACAACGGCACACTCAAGGACGTGTTCACCATCGCGCATGAACTCGGACATGCGCTGCACTCGCACCACACGTGGAAGGCGCAGCCGCCCGTGTACGCCTCGTACAGCATCTTCTGCGCCGAGGTCGCGTCGACGACCAACGAAGTACTGCTTGTGCATCACCTCCTGGACACGCTGCAGGACGCGGAGGCGCGGCGCAACATTCTCGCGCATTACATCGAAACGATACGCGGCACGGTGTACAATCAGGCGCTCTTCGCCGAGTTCGAGCGTGACACACACGCGATGGCGGAGCAGGGGCGTCCGCTGCCCGCTCAGCTTCTGGGCGAAACCATGGCGGAGCTGTACGAGAAGTATTACGGCGCGGCCTTTACACTCGATCCGCTGTACGCCGTGAACTGGGCGCGCATCCCGCACTTCTACCGCAGTTTCTACGTGTACCAGTATGCAACTGGACTCTCGGCTGCCATCGCGCTCGCGCGCGACATCCTCGCAGGAGTGCCGGGTGCGCGCGACCGCTACTTTGCCTTCCTCCGCGCCGGCAGTTCAAAACACTCGATCGAATTACTCAAGGATGCAGGCGTGGATATGCTGTCTTCCGCGCCGTTTGAAGCTGCGGCGGAGTTGATGGGGAAGTTGGTTGAGGAGCTGGGAGCGCGGAGTAGGGAGTAGGGAGTAGGGAGTGGGGAGTAGGGAGTGGGGAGTAGGGAGTGGGGAGTAGGTGTCACGTCCTAGCCGGGGTTGACAGTTTCACCCCTAGCAAGGAGCACAACCATGCAGCAACTTACAGCGGTTCGACCCATCCTCCGATATAGTATTGCCTTCAAGAAAAAGGTGGTGGGAGAAATCGAACGCGGAAAA is a genomic window of Ignavibacteriota bacterium containing:
- the pepF gene encoding oligoendopeptidase F, with the translated sequence MSAITSSTVLPERWSLDALFPDDAAWEAEDEALHALLPDIDTYRGTLASSGASLLAWLHFSDELTVRAGRAINYAYRRYDEDTRETRAQEMMERASSLETAIATACAWVAPELVAIHDEELAELYAQSPELRLYAHAIDDTRRMRAHTLNEREETLLALAHDVANVPSTAFGMFNDADISFPSVRDRSGAEEQVTKGSYARLMESPDRALREAAFRSMYGVYDTWKNTLAALLQGQVKREMFFAKSRGYTSTLEAALFPGAIPPAVYDTVITSINGALEPLHRSMHLRRDVLGIDAVRPWDLFVPLARESSGRISYAEAASMVREGLAVLGSEYAALLDEAFTRKWIDVEERPGKCSGAYSAWTYGSHPLVLLNYNGTLKDVFTIAHELGHALHSHHTWKAQPPVYASYSIFCAEVASTTNEVLLVHHLLDTLQDAEARRNILAHYIETIRGTVYNQALFAEFERDTHAMAEQGRPLPAQLLGETMAELYEKYYGAAFTLDPLYAVNWARIPHFYRSFYVYQYATGLSAAIALARDILAGVPGARDRYFAFLRAGSSKHSIELLKDAGVDMLSSAPFEAAAELMGKLVEELGARSRE